Below is a window of Gossypium hirsutum isolate 1008001.06 chromosome A12, Gossypium_hirsutum_v2.1, whole genome shotgun sequence DNA.
CCACGGACCCTTCACTCTTGTTAGCTTTTTTGGAACCAATGTGGGTTCTCTTGAGACTTAGAAATCCCTTCCACCTTGTGGAACCCTTGGAAGGGCTGAGTGTCAcattatcattatcatcatcCTCCACTAGAAGTTCTTCTCTCAAAGTCCTTTGCATATGATTGCTACAAGTATCTTTAAATGGCAAAAGCTTACCCTTATAGAAAAGCTCGTCAGCACTCATCATGGAGTAGTTTGAGACTGAGAATTCAAAGTCTGTGGAGACTGGAGCCTCCCTTGAGCTCCTCTCTTGTCTCGTAATCTGCTGAGTCTCCACAAACTCATTTGAGAAAGAGATTCTTGGGCTCATTGGGGCGCAGTGGTGATGACTTTTGTGCTCGGAGTTATTATACATTTCCAAGCATGCCATGAGCTTTTAAAACAtggaaaaaggaaggaaaagaaaccAAGTAACTCTAATAAATTCTATAGGGACACTTACACTATTACAACTTACTAAGTAGATGTTTGTATTTATATCTAAGGAAGTTTGGGGGGGGGGGGCGAGCTTGATGAGTTTATGTTATGTGTTTATCTTTTGAATTCATGCATGTCATGTCCATGATGTGATGCTTTTTGTCATGACATGTTAATTAGCATTCAATGATGACCAATTTGGAAGACAGAAACAGAATCCCTCAAGTATTATTTATATGCTATTTTTTTGTTTTCGTCCGGACATAGGAGAAGTTACTAAGAAGCTTTCTTTTCCTCCAAAGTTCTACAGTAAtcgataaaaataataaatagataaacgCTCCTTTTTTCTTGAACCAATTTCATTATGCCTCATTTTTCTTAAAGACTTGGAAAACTCTCAAATGAAGATTCCGAG
It encodes the following:
- the LOC121203558 gene encoding uncharacterized protein; translated protein: MACLEMYNNSEHKSHHHCAPMSPRISFSNEFVETQQITRQERSSREAPVSTDFEFSVSNYSMMSADELFYKGKLLPFKDTCSNHMQRTLREELLVEDDDNDNVTLSPSKGSTRWKGFLSLKRTHIGSKKANKSEGSVERLGNNTRRSGFVHEDTHVNKTSQDLLSEGGSSF